In Elaeis guineensis isolate ETL-2024a chromosome 1, EG11, whole genome shotgun sequence, a genomic segment contains:
- the LOC105034766 gene encoding LOW QUALITY PROTEIN: ankyrin repeat protein SKIP35 (The sequence of the model RefSeq protein was modified relative to this genomic sequence to represent the inferred CDS: inserted 3 bases in 2 codons; deleted 2 bases in 1 codon; substituted 3 bases at 3 genomic stop codons), producing MGVRHVLVDELVKEIRRTILGFLRESLLSKNSHCSLDCTHWGKSLWSRKPPMAEESEDSQKDKEFQRGEHRKMEGLYWRFQRALDSHDWELAESLILSIDLQYHNIGLCMVVSSIWFLYTXQDLDKATHLIKRIVSNGAHDFTKVTCQTSFLALXILAPLNCTMSFPNTKTGMIKRVKEHLQAYKGYVHTKANWSANLEKFIAWAFNLIEFHWHNQKNKDKDIHKSIFEIQLQLPAYNSFLKIARENITGQEFGRAFDAAYFLIPLLSNSVNHGWSSGVARDAVPELLGFLVEGGAENVNQYFMKATRFGSTELVSILLQLTQARGLHVNVNLALCVASEYSNIDTVECLITEGHATSFLGPLMMAARNGCAPVVQWFVKRGCADMELCYALTAATSSNQVAIITSLLQCIPQQMLNLFSFGILKSVGEERPDSFQGVNFLLSSDLLRDPIATYAFTNSLATSNEGIITTELRVFLLDLWSVXAFVEGMRAGEDHYVNLMRILRRGESDICLRELPPPLVIAIAYLPLYRECLAASGSLLPQRLKRKLLVAARRLSNXAADEMSLKRELLXILQQHMPFF from the exons ATGGGTGTTCGGCATGTGTTGGTCGATGAACTGGTGAAGGAAATCCGTCGAACAATTCTTGGTTTCTTGAGGGAATCATTATTGAGCAAAAATAGTCATTGTTCTTTGGATTGCACCCATTGGGGAAAAAGCCTTTGGTCAAGGAAACCGCCCATGGCAGAGGAATCTGAGGATTCTCAGAAAGATAAGGAATTTCAAAGAGGGGAACATAGGAAGATGGAGGGGTTATACTGGAGGTTTCAAAGGGCATTGGACTCTCATGATTGGGAACTTGCTGAGAGCTTGATTTTGTCAATCGATCTACAATATCATAACATTGGGCTTTGTATGGTGGTAAGTAGTATTTGGTTTCTATACAC CCAAGATTTGGACAAAGCTACTCACTTGATTAAAAGGATTGTCTCAAATGGAGCACATGATTTCACAAAGGTGACTTGTCAG ACGTCTTTTCTTGCATTGTGAATTTTGGCTCCTCTAAATTGCACAATGAGCTTTCCAAATACCAAAACCGGCATGATTAAGAG G GTGAAAGAACACCTCCAAGCATATAAAGGCTATGTGCATACGAAGGCCAATTGGAGTGCCAACCTTGAAAAATTCATTGCTTGGGCATTTAATCTGATAGAATTCCATTGGCACAAtcaaaaaaataaggataaagATATCCATAAATCAATCTTCGAAATCCAACTACAATTGCCAGCATataattcttttttaaaaattgctAGAGAAAACATTACGGGACAGGAGTTTGGTAGGGCCTTTGATGCAGCCTACTTTTTAATCCCTCTCTTGTCTAACTCAGTTAACCATGGCTGGTCATCTGGAGTAGCAAGAGATGCTGTACCGGAGTTACTAGGTTTCTTGGTGGAGGGGGGTGCAGAAAATGTAAACCAATACTTCATGAAAGCTACTCGATTTGGGAGCACAGAACTTGTAAGCATTTTATTGCAG CTGACTCAGGCTAGAGGTTTGCATGTGAACGTAAATCTTGCCCTTTGTGTTGCCTCTGAATACTCTAACATCGACACCGTGGAGTGTCTCATCACAGAGGGGCATGCAACGTCCTTCTTGGGGCCCCTGATGATGGCTGCCAGGAATGGTTGTGCCCCAGTTGTCCAGTGGTTTGTCAAGCGAGGATGTGCTGATATGGAGCTCTGTTATGCACTCACTGCTGCCACATCAAGTAATCAAGTTGCCATCATCACCTCCCTCCTCCAATGCATCCCTCAGCAGATGCTCAACCTTTTCAGCTTTGGGATCCTGAAGTCTGTGGGGGAGGAGAGACCTGATTCTTTCCAAGGTGTTAACTTTCTTCTTAGTTCTGATCTTCTCCGAGACCCTATTGCAACGTATGCATTTACCAACAGTCTTGCAACATCAAATGAGGGGATCATCACAACTGAGCTGAGAGTTTTCTTACTTGATCTTTGGTCGG GCGCATTTGTTGAGGGAATGAGAGCTGGAGAGGACCATTATGTGAACTTGATGAGGATTCTTAGGAGAGGAGAGTCAGATATTTGTCTGAGAGAGTTGCCACCACCATTGGTAATTGCTATAGCATACCTGCCGCTGTACAGGGAGTGTTTGGCAGCCAGTGGGTCATTGCTACCTCAGAGGTTGAAGAGGAAACTCTTGGTGGCGGCAAGGAGGCTTAGCAATTGAGCAGCGGATGAAATGAGCCTgaagagagagcttttataaatCTTGCAGCAGCACATGCCATTTTTCTGA